A part of Candidatus Hydrogenedentota bacterium genomic DNA contains:
- a CDS encoding DNA alkylation repair protein has product MTVQEVRAALRQAASPEKAAILARFFKTGPGEYGEGDHFLGVVVPAQRKIVRDYFAGRKSPDCGEVLAVVHELLNGERHEERLTGLLILVELYRRSGGVDRSRVCGFYLEHLDRVNNWDLVDLSAPGILGAHLLDRDSAVLFRLAESGNVWERRVAVLATLVFIRAGRFSETLRLAERLLLEKRDTHDLMHKAVGWMLREVGKRDRGALESFLDKHAAQLPRTALRYAIERFPEMERRGYLAAGK; this is encoded by the coding sequence ATGACCGTTCAGGAGGTGAGAGCGGCTTTGCGTCAGGCGGCGAGTCCGGAAAAGGCGGCCATTTTGGCGCGCTTCTTCAAGACCGGCCCCGGAGAATACGGCGAGGGGGACCACTTTCTCGGCGTGGTGGTCCCCGCGCAGCGGAAGATTGTCCGCGACTATTTTGCGGGCCGGAAATCCCCTGACTGCGGGGAGGTCCTGGCCGTGGTCCATGAACTCCTCAATGGAGAGCGCCATGAGGAGCGGCTCACGGGGCTGCTGATACTTGTGGAACTGTACAGGCGAAGCGGCGGCGTGGACCGGAGCCGTGTCTGCGGGTTCTATCTGGAGCATCTGGACCGCGTCAACAACTGGGACCTGGTTGACCTGAGCGCGCCGGGCATTCTCGGCGCGCATCTATTGGACCGGGACTCCGCCGTGTTGTTCCGTCTGGCGGAGAGCGGCAATGTTTGGGAGCGCCGCGTGGCCGTGCTCGCCACCCTTGTCTTTATCCGTGCCGGTCGGTTTTCAGAAACACTGCGGCTCGCAGAAAGGCTGCTGCTGGAGAAGCGGGACACGCATGACCTGATGCACAAGGCGGTCGGATGGATGCTCCGCGAGGTGGGAAAGCGCGACCGGGGCGCGCTGGAGTCGTTTCTGGACAAACATGCGGCACAGTTGCCCCGCACCGCCCTGCGCTACGCCATTGAGCGGTTTCCCGAGA